TTTAGTAGTGTGGATGCAGTGAAGAAACCAACTGCTCAGGTTAGATTTCAGACAGTTAATGAAGGTGATAAGAATAGTAAACAAGACTCAAAAAATCACCCCAATGACAATCAGTGTGACAAGGATCCTAAGGGTGTTAACGAGGAGAAGCTCAAAGGAGAAATTCATTCATCTTCCCCAAAGCCACCTGCTGAAAGTATGCCCAGTTGTCAAGTCAAACCTTCCTCATTATTCCCTGTGGAGGAAGATCCTAGGCCAATAGAGAGTGATGAGTGGTTGGCATTCCTTCAATCCTCCATGGAGGAAGTAATGAATGGAGATTGTTCATCGCTCCTTCAAACTGGATTCATAGCAGTTGCAATTACTCCTCTGCGTCACCCACATGCTTCATCTCGTGTTGTTGAGTATGTTGCGTGTTATTTATCCCTTCCTTTATCATCCCCTGAACTGCTTACCAgagaggaagataaaagaaaaggTTTGCATAAGAAGTTGTTAGCTACCTACTTGGAAGCCAAGATCGTTCCCAACTTGGTTTATGCTGCTCGTCTCCTGGCAGGGCGGAGGAGTGGTGGAAGGTCAACTAGTTCATCTTGCACTCTGTCTGGAAAGGAGTGTTCAGCTGATGAGGAGGAAGGTGATCTTGGGGCAGAAACTCTACAGGCCCTAGAATGTGTGTGGCTACTGGTTAGCCACCTGGTGCATGCTGGAGAAGGCTTCCTACAACAATGGATGGATTCTGTTGGAATCGTTCTGGGGCCTTTGCCATCAGCTGCTGCTTTGTTCCTACGAAGGCAATTGCAGTTAGAAAGAAGGAAGGCTCGCATTGCTGCTGATCTTTTGGCAATATTGGCCCATACTCTAAGAATTCTGCCTGAAAATGCAACATTTGTGGAAGAAGTTGTCTTTGGTAAaggtaagaaaaattattttctctgtaaactgcatgttttatttttcttgcaacTTGGGTAAAATGCTCTCATtttaagagaattaagtgcactGTATGTATAGCATTGTAATGGTGCATGTATCTTGAAGTCCTGTGTGAATGTTGTGGAAATACATGTGGATGTATTTATGGTTGTTATTGTAGTCAAATGATCTTATGTTTGCCCTGTTGAGTGAATGAATGACTTATTTATCTATATAAAATTGGTAATTAGGCTGTATGTATGGCTTATATGTATGGGTGTTATGAGTGGAGGTTTAATCTATGAATTCTTTACTTGTGAATCATTCATTTATGCTGTTGTAGCATGATCTATCCTGTTCAGTGGAGATGTATGAAGCATGTGATGAGTGTATTTGAAGCATGCCtgattttgaatgcattcatgtttgtTGTCAAGTATTCCCTTATGTGATGTTCATACTTATCCTCTTTCCATTCAATAGGTGAAGACAGTGAGTCTGGAATAGAATTGAGTCGGTTTCTTCGCCACCGTAATCCTATACTACGTTTACGATGTTGTGTGCTACTGCATTTACTGGCTCGATTCTCATGCCATGCCCTTCAAGCTGCCTGGTCCACACGCCTGAACTCAGACATTGAAGCTTTGACATGTGACTCTGTAGAGCATGTTCGTAAGGTTTGTAACTTAGACTTTGATTTGATACTTTTGGTTTGAATAGAATCCTGTTACTCATGACATTTTTTCAACTTACCAAAGCTGGAAAGGCATTCTGGTAGTAACTGTGGGGTTATTGAATTTTCACCCCTGATTCATTTAGACAAATATTTGTTGGATTAGTACTGCAGCACCTGTTGTGCAGCAGTGAGTTGGTGGTTTGAAATGTGCTCTTTTTCCATTTATCTTATGCAAATCAATCAATCTTgctgtttaaattttaaagtaaccTTTTAGGTATCTCAGTTTTGTCACTTTTGCCttcaaaatttctcaattttgtcTTCATATCAAGTCCCAGCTGATACCAGTGGTGGATTAAGTGGGTCACAGAGGTTATGACCCccctcaaattattatttttttttcagtttaatagGAATAATAATCTGAATCTTCCCCTTGGCCTACATCTAGCCATAATCTTTTCTGTATTTGTGGTGAGGCCGAAAGAATAAAAGCCACCCTCAAAATGTTATGCATACTTTATGTATATGGAAATGAGCTTAATAAGTGGTTCTTCACTCAGACTTGAAATTGCAATTCAGTAAAAGAAtgcggtagatggaagggaaagatgagttATGAGTAGGGATGGGTTATCAAAATTTCCAACCCTCTCAGATTCATTAAATCCGCAAGATTCGAAGATTTGAATGTAGATTCAGTTACATTCAAACTAGAACACAAAGGGTTCTAAATAACAGCCTTACCTTTGTTACAGTACAATGAATGGCTGATACATTAATGCTATCAATTGTTCTTTCTGTAGCCAAATTCTGAGAGTGCAATACcttattataaaaaggaaataatacaaCTTCCAAGTCTCTATTTTTTATGTTGAGAGATTGAGCTTCTCAGGGTTTCCTGGCCTTTAGCATTGAAatcgttcttttttttcttctaaattctTGTTGGTGCTTACTGAAATTCCATGATCTACTCAAGAGCCACACATAGTGCTCCCTATGGGTGAATTTAGGAACTGGAAGTGGCATCACTGAGTTACCTGTTAAttgctcataaaaaatttcttcctGGAGGTTAACTTATATGCATACTGtcactaaattttcaaaattttatgaatatggaTTTGAGATTTGATTCAAATCCCTGAAAGATTCGATTTGGAATTTATATTATTGATAATATGTAGTGGATTCGATAGCTATAAGgagaaaaatcttcctcattctgCCACTGTGTCataaattttgaatacaaaatCTCAAATGTTACCATGCCTCTCCATGAGGTGGTGATGTCATTAGAGCTTtggttcattcattttttttagaagtaGATTCTGATTGACTCACACACTAATTTGTTAAAACTTGATTGCATAGCTAATGCAAGGGCTATGGAAAAGAATTACTAATGATGAACTGATTAAAGAGTTACGAGCATACCATTTGAATGGACTCACAcactaattatttaaaacttgattgagtttaagtttaaaaataaattttttgcattttccaatttttcagcatttttccaTCTTTCTACATTCCTGCCCCATTTTATCTTCTTCCTTTAATTCGCTGCAAGTCTCTAGCATTCTGGTGACATGCCTCTTAGCTCTCAAAAATTCTGTTGAATCAGAAAAAAAGTATGTAGTGGTTGAGTGACATTTATGCATGCACCATTCGATCTTAGGGAGCAGTCAACAATCTGTACACTTCCAGTCTCCCAAGCATTCTAAACACTTCAATGCTACTTGCTGTGTTGACATTATGGTGAAAAAGCTTTGTTCAAGGGGGTGATTAAGCTTATGTAGGTgataaattttaactgaaatcatttagagtatttttatttaaatgttaccTTTTAGCTTCACCTCTCAGTTTTACTAGAATCTTTGAGAGAGACTTGATGTTGAAGTGCAACTGAGTTTTCATTTGTGAAGCTATACTGGAAAGTGAAGAGCTAAGGGTAAATACCAATTCTTTAATTGCTGTTGGTATAGCAGTTTTATTCTGCATTTCATCTTTCTTGtgtgtatgtatatgtattaatttttaactgttgtttaagtttcactattttttatcttttcggtGGTGCCATGATGTGAGGTCTTGTTGTGTCCACTTTATAAttgtataatttcattttttttaggcCGCTGTAGTTGCGGTAtcagaattaaaaaaacttcCCTACTACCATCAGAAGACATGATAATAATGCTGGTTTATTTTTGTAAAGTGAGTATGATTTATTTGCCATAAGTGTTGAGTTAGAAAGGCATACATGTAATCACTCTGTATTATGaattagttacaaataaatgacatAGTATTATGAATTACTTAAAAAAGATGATTTTGTTATCACTCTTAATCAGCTGACAACCTTTCTGTTGTGCTTATCATTCatgattcttctttttgtttgCAGTATGTTCGAATCAGTTTTTCTGCATCTTTTTCACTCATTCCATTCCGCTGACCAATGCGTGCATCTTCTtgctgttggaaggaaatagtatcaaaatacattttacatagtGATGAATACTTTAGTTACTTAAAATTGttaattcttttctttaataCAATAACATCTAATTGATTTTGAATCTAATTCCAGAGTCATTATTCtcatgtaataattttctttctattCAATTCCAATGATACATTCTGTGTTGATGGAAAATATTAGGCTGTTATGAAAAGTGGAAAGCATGATCTTAGATTTTGAATGGGGCTAGAAAGCAATGATTGAGTTTGCTTTATTTTGATATCACCACCAATTGTGATGTTACCAATCCCACTCATCACTGAACCTTGCAATTCAAATATGCCCAGCTGGCATCAGGCGGAGGTGAATTTTTGGGTTTAATGGTTGCTTTATTATGGTTGCTGTAGCCAGACAAATgaaggatttatcaaatattaatAGTTGAATTGATAGCTACCCATATTTCATTGTAATTGCTCTCTGAAATTGATTTTGGAAGTCTATTACTACTGATGCTCTGGATAACTTCCTCAATCAACCATTTTACTCAATCCATTCCTTGTATAATtaggtaataaaaatgaaataaatctgtttaaattattaaacgatGACATATTTGCCATAAAAATCCCCCCAAACACTCAGGCTATGAGTATgaactgtgtttttttttattttgggtggGAAAATGGAGTTAACTAATTGCCTTTAATGTGCACTATGATGAAACCTCTGATTTAAGGGCTATAATTTATTTGAGGAAGTATGATGTATAATATGTTTCATTATGCtgtgaataatttattaattaaaagtacCTGTTACTGATTTATTAATAATGCAATTATAATGACCATGATAAGTGGatcaaaaatgcatatttattgttagaaatgtttttatatttagtttgAATTTCCTGTTACAATATTTTCACTATGAACGAATGAtataaatttccatttataattggaaatttattcatCACACTATCTCAATAGTTCTTGTTTCatgaaatatcttaaaaatttctgtaagAAGTtctaatgaagtatttttttttcaggtAATGAAATTTTCATACTTATCAACCTGCCTGCTGTGCTATACATGAGAAAACAGacataatgtatttttaataagcatttgAGGTTGTTAATGCCCTCTGTCTGCTGTTTTATGCGCTTCATTTGATGCAGTTTTGATGAGTGTAAtgcttgataaaatatttttatttaaggttTGTACTTATTCATCTTCATTGGTACCGTGTATGCATAACATAAATATGATGGCGTAGATCTTGTGAAGTAACTCTGCTACTACATCCTCTTCGGTATTTAAGGGGAAACTTCTGTATTAtaataagagagaaaaatgagTTAAGGAACCTAGTAC
This genomic interval from Ischnura elegans chromosome 5, ioIscEleg1.1, whole genome shotgun sequence contains the following:
- the LOC124159025 gene encoding serine/threonine-protein kinase fused; the encoded protein is MEKYKIIKVVGEGSFGRVFEAEEKKTSRIVAFKVISKHGRSEKELRSLRQECEIQRHLHHPNIIQMLDSFETENEIVVVTEFAGKELYSILGKEGYLPEHRVREIACDLVSALYYLHSHRVLHRDLKPQNVLLHSEEGSAKLCDFGFARNMTTGTHVLTSIKGTPLYMAPELIDERPYDHNADLWSLGCIIYELLVGSPPFCTTSILHLVRLVCHGAIKWPDFISDQCKDFLQGLLQKDPKKRLSWPELLDHPFVKGRVIIAENEEAYPLTLRLTTSQEMEKERQKEGLQKLQQAGQPNALVEAVKKIEMLSKFGRIPAVGVPDKAAPKPATSSLKDLRFKSLTLSDGAKRNRAVNSDNVTDSRNSTFSSVDAVKKPTAQVRFQTVNEGDKNSKQDSKNHPNDNQCDKDPKGVNEEKLKGEIHSSSPKPPAESMPSCQVKPSSLFPVEEDPRPIESDEWLAFLQSSMEEVMNGDCSSLLQTGFIAVAITPLRHPHASSRVVEYVACYLSLPLSSPELLTREEDKRKGLHKKLLATYLEAKIVPNLVYAARLLAGRRSGGRSTSSSCTLSGKECSADEEEGDLGAETLQALECVWLLVSHLVHAGEGFLQQWMDSVGIVLGPLPSAAALFLRRQLQLERRKARIAADLLAILAHTLRILPENATFVEEVVFGKGEDSESGIELSRFLRHRNPILRLRCCVLLHLLARFSCHALQAAWSTRLNSDIEALTCDSVEHVRKAAVVAVSELKKLPYYHQKT